The Natator depressus isolate rNatDep1 chromosome 8, rNatDep2.hap1, whole genome shotgun sequence genome window below encodes:
- the LOC141992598 gene encoding uncharacterized protein LOC141992598, with amino-acid sequence MTMPPHARRAPVWSNGEVLDLISVWGEEAVQSQQRCSRRNYNTFGQISRDMMERSHDRDALQCRAKAKELRNAYRKAHEANSHSGAALVTCRLYKELDAILGGDPTSTPRTTMGTSEPSSTREKEEEDNGSEDAEEEEDTSLGACSQELFSSQEEGSQSQRLVLGEGQTPEDVPGATLRSQLSVLSLAERLQRIRKRPHRSKEDMLHEVMQQSFNENQKAQEWRRVKGGSASRMRSAGTKARSG; translated from the exons AtgaccatgcctccacacgcCAGAcgagccccagtatggagcaatggcgaggtgctggacctcatcagtgtttggggggaggaagctgtccagtcccagcagcgctgcagccgtaggaattacaatacctttgggcagatatcaagggacatgatggaaaggagccatgaccgggacgcactgcagtgcagggctaaagcgaaggagctgcggaatgcctaccgcaaagcccatgaggcaaacagccactccggtgctgccctTGTGACCTGCCGTTtgtacaaagagctggatgcaatactggggggagaccccacctccactccgaggacCACCATGggcacttcagagcccagttcaacaagggagaaggaggaggaggataacGGGAGCGAggatgctgaggaggaggaagacacctcCCTaggtgcatgcagccaggagctgttctcaagccaggaggaaggtagccagtcacagcggctggtgcttggggaaggacaaacaccagaggatgTGCCTG gtgcaaccttgagatctcagctgtccgtgttatcactggccgaaagactccaaagaattaggAAAAGACCACAtagaagcaaagaagacatgctgcatgaagtaatgcagcagtcctttaatgaaaatcaaaaagcgcaggagtggaggagagtgaaaggaggttccgccagcagaatgcggagtgccggcaccaaagcacggagCGGCTGA